In one Amaranthus tricolor cultivar Red isolate AtriRed21 chromosome 8, ASM2621246v1, whole genome shotgun sequence genomic region, the following are encoded:
- the LOC130821712 gene encoding putative F-box only protein 15, producing MNNTSLYLPFDIWTQIFALLSVETLVRCRAVCASWRAYIESPSFISKHRNLYNKHHLILGYSTRLDLHRVTNGRRFTTLAFLPPFSAHVFIPWIYGGCNGLFLITLNFDQDYICLWNPFLRKSLILPPCPIVSRFQSVHYVIGFSTSCDDYKVLAYRTKYKPAMAVYSLRNHIWTIKINPMNADAWTSLRTPFSPNKYVYCGWIIYWFTESNPGIIRSFDFNMEEFNNLAVPEPLKECKMLVLFAINELLAVMSSSCIWILEKYDGEYTWREWCSESWIKTVFDIFKEHYLSTIKVLFVEETNTFLMIGVDGSVYFYQVTSGVLGMLRNEAGYFLAVVDYVETLVLLTGTEGMTFQTFP from the coding sequence ATGAATAACACTTCCCTTTATCTTCCATTTGATATATGGACCCAAATTTTTGCTTTGCTTTCTGTCGAAACTCTAGTGAGATGCCGGGCTGTGTGCGCATCTTGGCGCGCTTACATCGAATCCCCTTCTTTCATCTCCAAGCATCGCAATCTTTACAATAAACACCATTTAATTTTAGGTTATTCTACACGATTAGACCTACATCGTGTCACCAACGGTCGGAGATTTACCACTCTTGCTTTTCTTCCTCCTTTTTCTGCTCATGTTTTCATACCATGGATTTATGGAGGCTGCAATGGGTTATTTCTAATCACCTTAAATTTTGATCAAGAttatatatgtttgtggaatCCCTTTCTCAGAAAATCTTTGATTCTTCCACCTTGTCCAATTGTTTCTCGCTTTCAATCTGTTCATTATGTTATAGGATTTTCCACCTCTTGTGATGATTATAAGGTGCTTGCCTATCGTACCAAGTATAAACCGGCAATGGCAGTTTATTCACTTAGAAACCACATTTGGACTATTAAAATCAATCCCATGAATGCCGATGCTTGGACTTCATTAAGGACCCCTTTTTCTCCTAACAAATATGTTTATTGTGGATGGATTATTTACTGGTTTACTGAAAGTAATCCCGGAATTATCCGctcttttgattttaatatggAAGAATTCAATAACCTGGCAGTACCTGAGCCGCTAAAAGAATGTAAGATGTTAGTTCTTTTCGCCATCAATGAGTTGTTAGCTGTTATGTCATCGTCTTGCATATGGATTTTGGAAAAGTATGATGGAGAGTACACATGGAGGGAATGGTGTTCGGAATCATGGATAAAAACtgtttttgatatatttaaagAACACTATCTATCTACTATCAAGGTTTTGTTTGTTGAGGAGACAAATACATTTCTAATGATTGGGGTTGATGGTAGTGTATATTTTTATCAAGTTACAAGCGGGGTGTTAGGAATGTTGAGAAATGAAGCTGGTTATTTTCTTGCCGTGGTTGATTATGTGGAGACCTTAGTGTTGCTTACAGGAACAGAAGGGATGACATTTCAAACCTTTCCTTGA
- the LOC130821713 gene encoding F-box/kelch-repeat protein At3g23880-like: MNTSTSVYFPFSDLPFHTKTHILARLPVKTLLKCRCVCPSWRAYIDSPSFISKHRNLYNKEHSKTSHLLIGETSRRFRLQLIINGQKLTTLAVRPPYSADFSLIPWIYGTCNGLFLLRLYGDQKGMYLFNAFLRKSLILPPSPFATPFQSTKYVLGFSPTCNDYKVLVYRLKCDEYEPAMAVYSLRNHIWTIKINPMNVDAWTSLKAPFSRNKYVYCGWIVYWFPQGYPRIIHSFDFDKEEFNNVAVPEPLKECKSLNLFTIGGLLAVISSSCIWVMEKHDEEYTWRVWCSESWIQNVFDVMEQHNPYGAKVFFVEQTNVFLIIGLWGSIQFYEVTSRKLKMWMNNNTRFLSGGPYVETLALLTGTEGMIFEPFS, translated from the coding sequence ATGAATACCAGCACTTCCGTTTATTTCCCTTTCTCTGATCTTCCATTTCATACGAAAACCCACATTTTGGCCAGGCTTCCTGTCAAAACCCTACTAAAATGTCGGTGTGTGTGCCCATCTTGGCGCGCTTACATCGATTCCCCTTCTTTCATCTCCAAGCATCGAAATCTTTACAATAAAGAACATTCCAAAACTTCCCATTTACTCATTGGAGAAACTTCAAGACGATTCCGCCTACAGCTTATTATTAACGGTCAGAAATTAACCACTCTTGCTGTTCGTCCTCCATATTCTGCTGATTTTTCTTTAATACCATGGATTTATGGAACATGTAATGGGTTATTTCTACTCAGATTATATGGTGATCAAAAGGGTATGTATTTGTTTAACGCCTTTCTCAGAAAATCTCTGATTCTTCCACCTTCTCCATTTGCTACTCCCTTTCAATCTACTAAGTATGTTTTAGGGTTTTCCCCCACATGTAATGATTATAAGGTGCTTGTCTATCGGCTTAAATGTGATGAGTATGAGCCGGCAATGGCAGTTTATTCACTTAGAAATCACATTTGGACTATTAAAATCAATCCCATGAATGTCGATGCTTGGACTTCATTAAAGGCCCCTTTTTCCCGTAACAAATATGTTTATTGTGGATGGATTGTTTACTGGTTTCCTCAAGGTTATCCAAGAATTATTCACTCTTTTGATTTTGATAAAGAAGAATTTAATAATGTGGCAGTACCCGAGCCACTGAAAGAATGTAAGAGTTTAAATCTTTTTACCATTGGTGGGTTGTTAGCTGTTATATCATCGTCCTGCATATGGGTAATGGAAAAGCATGATGAAGAGTACACATGGAGGGTGTGGTGCTCAGAATCTTGGATTCAAAATGTTTTTGATGTAATGGAACAACACAATCCATATGGTGCTAAGGTTTTCTTTGTTGAGCAGACAAATGTATTTCTAATAATTGGATTGTGGGGTAGCATACAATTTTATGAAGTTACAAGCCGGAAGTTAAAAATGTGGATGAATAATAATACTCGTTTTCTTTCCGGGGGTCCTTATGTGGAAACCTTAGCGTTGCTTACAGGAACGGAAGGAATGATTTTCGAACCTTTCTCTTAA